In Lactococcus paracarnosus, a genomic segment contains:
- a CDS encoding galactokinase, with amino-acid sequence MEQLLATFIDKFGSHTHAKQYFSPGRINLIGEHTDYNGGHVFPAAITIGTFAVAKPRQDKTIRVYSMNFPDLDILEFTCDEDQKRPDLKWANYVLGMLVSLRKMGFETPHGFDLAIEGNIPNGSGLSSSASLEMLVGVIARDFYHLSLASLDMVKAGKDTENNFIGVNSGITDQFAIAFGEPDSGIFLDTNTLDYEMVPVVLTGYRIVIMNTNKRRELADSKYNERRRECETALSLLQEVLPIQALGELTTETFEQHTDLIGDETLIKRARHAVTENERTIAAKAALTSGNLEEFGQLLNASHASLKADYEVTGIELDTLAETAQAQDGVIGARMTGAGFGGCGIAIVETDKVAQVTQAIHDTYLAVVGYEPAFYACNIGSGARVL; translated from the coding sequence ATGGAACAACTACTTGCAACTTTTATCGACAAATTCGGTAGTCATACGCATGCCAAACAGTATTTTTCACCAGGTCGGATTAACTTGATTGGCGAGCATACCGACTATAACGGAGGGCATGTCTTTCCAGCAGCTATCACAATCGGTACTTTTGCGGTAGCTAAGCCACGTCAAGATAAAACAATTCGTGTCTATTCTATGAATTTTCCAGATTTAGATATCCTTGAATTTACCTGTGATGAAGATCAAAAACGGCCAGACTTAAAGTGGGCTAACTATGTATTAGGCATGCTTGTCTCACTTAGAAAGATGGGATTCGAAACGCCACACGGTTTTGACTTAGCTATTGAGGGGAACATCCCAAATGGGTCAGGTCTCTCGTCATCTGCGTCATTGGAAATGCTGGTAGGGGTTATCGCACGTGATTTTTATCATTTATCACTGGCTAGTCTTGATATGGTAAAGGCCGGAAAGGATACTGAAAATAACTTCATCGGTGTAAATTCAGGGATTACGGATCAATTTGCGATTGCATTTGGCGAGCCGGATTCAGGGATATTTTTAGACACAAACACGCTTGACTATGAGATGGTACCCGTTGTTTTAACAGGCTATCGCATTGTGATCATGAACACCAATAAACGCCGGGAGTTAGCTGACTCTAAATACAATGAGCGCAGGCGCGAATGTGAAACTGCCCTAAGTCTGCTACAAGAAGTCTTGCCGATTCAGGCATTAGGGGAGTTAACGACTGAGACGTTTGAGCAGCATACTGATTTGATTGGAGATGAAACGCTGATCAAGCGTGCGCGTCACGCTGTCACTGAAAATGAGCGAACGATTGCGGCTAAAGCTGCCTTAACGTCGGGTAATTTGGAGGAGTTTGGCCAATTACTAAATGCCAGTCATGCCTCATTGAAAGCCGATTATGAAGTCACAGGAATTGAGCTTGATACACTAGCTGAAACGGCGCAAGCGCAAGATGGCGTCATCGGGGCTAGAATGACAGGTGCTGGATTTGGCGGTTGTGGTATCGCGATTGTTGAAACAGATAAAGTTGCGCAAGTGACGCAGGCAATTCATGATACCTATCTGGCTGTCGTTGGCTATGAACCAGCCTTTTATGCCTGTAATATTGGGAGTGGAGCGCGTGTCTTATGA
- a CDS encoding UDP-glucose--hexose-1-phosphate uridylyltransferase, with translation MMITEAFANLAINSGAYDVLDTIYLTNQLRRLVGQDELSAITVADANLYTMIDTLTALAESNGQLTRLGWTKDMFEAALCDYLTPAPSVVNRKFAENYQLSPQQATAAFFKSSYENDYIKMRQIAKNRVFVHPSVYGDLTISINLSKPEKDPKEIAAVKQAPQTNFPTCQLCMENEGYLGRLNHPARSNHRIIRFTLDGEAWGFQYSPYAYYQEHAIYLNERHQPMVINGVAIRKILLIVEKFPHYFAGSNADLPIVGGSILTHEHFQGGGEKLPMSFAQTDKLVKLEKFKTLQAATLKWPMSVIRLISASIEELVAASSEILVAWDAYSDAAVDVLAHGLDGERHHTITPIARMRAGKFELDLVLRDNHTTSSFPDGVFHPHQDVQHIKKENIGLIEVMGLAILPARLKTELAAVKAYVSGQVTQLTDVAVYHQAWASELKLAYTGGDIDHYLNTALGRKFERVLEDAGVFKRDDQGQAAFARFLTKLSETSGIKQGKLNH, from the coding sequence ATGATGATTACAGAAGCATTTGCTAACTTAGCAATCAACTCAGGTGCTTATGATGTGCTGGATACGATTTATCTAACGAATCAATTGCGGCGCTTGGTTGGACAAGATGAGCTGTCGGCTATCACTGTTGCTGATGCTAATCTGTATACGATGATTGACACCTTGACGGCCTTGGCTGAGTCAAATGGTCAGTTGACACGACTCGGCTGGACTAAGGATATGTTTGAAGCTGCCTTGTGTGATTATCTGACACCAGCACCATCAGTTGTCAATCGAAAATTTGCTGAAAATTATCAGCTATCTCCACAACAAGCAACAGCAGCATTCTTCAAAAGTTCTTATGAAAATGATTACATCAAGATGCGACAAATTGCTAAAAATCGTGTTTTTGTCCATCCGTCTGTTTATGGCGATCTGACGATTAGTATCAACCTGTCCAAACCTGAAAAAGATCCTAAAGAAATTGCTGCCGTTAAACAAGCGCCACAGACAAATTTTCCTACCTGTCAACTCTGTATGGAAAATGAAGGCTATCTTGGCCGGCTCAATCATCCTGCTAGAAGTAACCATCGCATCATTCGCTTCACGCTAGATGGTGAGGCATGGGGCTTCCAATACTCGCCTTATGCCTACTATCAGGAGCATGCCATTTATTTGAATGAACGGCATCAACCAATGGTGATTAACGGTGTTGCGATACGTAAAATTTTGCTAATTGTTGAAAAATTCCCGCATTACTTTGCAGGCTCTAACGCTGATTTACCAATTGTTGGTGGCTCCATCTTGACCCACGAACATTTCCAAGGAGGTGGCGAAAAGTTACCCATGAGTTTTGCACAGACGGATAAACTGGTTAAACTTGAGAAATTTAAAACGCTCCAAGCAGCCACGCTTAAATGGCCTATGTCAGTTATTCGTCTGATATCAGCATCGATAGAGGAGCTGGTTGCGGCAAGTAGCGAGATACTCGTGGCTTGGGATGCTTATTCAGATGCAGCTGTTGATGTGCTAGCACATGGCTTAGATGGCGAGCGACATCATACGATTACACCGATTGCACGGATGCGAGCTGGTAAGTTTGAGCTGGATTTGGTGCTGCGTGATAATCATACCACATCAAGCTTTCCTGACGGCGTCTTTCATCCGCACCAAGATGTCCAACATATCAAGAAAGAAAATATCGGTTTGATAGAAGTGATGGGCTTAGCTATTTTACCAGCCCGCCTAAAAACTGAATTAGCAGCTGTGAAAGCCTATGTGAGTGGACAAGTAACTCAGCTAACCGATGTAGCAGTCTACCATCAAGCCTGGGCAAGTGAGTTGAAACTAGCCTATACAGGTGGCGATATCGATCACTATCTGAATACCGCGCTAGGCCGCAAATTCGAGCGGGTCTTAGAAGATGCGGGTGTTTTTAAAAGAGATGACCAGGGGCAAGCAGCTTTTGCACGTTTCTTGACTAAGTTATCAGAAACAAGCGGGATAAAACAAGGAAAATTAAATCATTAA
- a CDS encoding aldose epimerase family protein — MSVTVTDFGDGYRLITLENSHGLKLSCTDFGARLTSLVKHQVSLVLGFDKASDYQQTPGGAIYFGAIVGRVAGRIRGAQATISGKSYQFTANENGKNTLHGGGENGLHDKKWAFEIVDEQVIFTTQLADGLHGFPGTLSVKVIYFLTEANEWGYEIHATSDKDTLWNPCHHVYYNLSGDASQAIDQHKLWLNASQYEPLEQGLPSLTKADVTGTAFDFTNEKEIGHALHSKDKQVSDYAGLDHPFFLDGGRDIQASLRGPDGKIKVEMVTNQPSVVIFTANFGTDTPLVGGKRLANHGGITFETQVAPGAEQHPDFGSIVLRAGQAYYNKTSFKLT, encoded by the coding sequence ATGTCAGTTACAGTTACAGATTTTGGGGACGGCTATCGCCTGATTACACTCGAAAATAGCCACGGGCTTAAACTCTCATGTACCGATTTTGGTGCACGTCTAACAAGTTTAGTTAAACATCAGGTTTCACTTGTTTTAGGATTTGATAAGGCGTCAGACTACCAACAAACACCAGGGGGAGCGATTTATTTCGGTGCCATCGTTGGTCGCGTAGCAGGCCGTATTCGGGGTGCTCAAGCGACTATTTCTGGTAAATCTTACCAGTTCACGGCAAATGAAAACGGCAAGAACACCTTGCACGGTGGTGGAGAAAATGGCCTCCATGATAAAAAATGGGCGTTCGAAATTGTTGATGAACAAGTCATCTTTACAACACAGTTAGCAGATGGCTTACATGGGTTTCCAGGCACACTATCCGTCAAAGTCATCTATTTTTTGACTGAAGCAAATGAATGGGGTTATGAAATTCATGCAACATCTGATAAAGATACGCTTTGGAATCCTTGTCACCATGTCTACTATAATTTATCGGGTGATGCATCACAAGCGATTGATCAGCACAAACTTTGGCTGAATGCCAGCCAATATGAGCCACTTGAACAAGGGCTACCGAGCTTGACAAAAGCTGATGTGACTGGAACGGCATTTGACTTCACAAACGAAAAAGAGATTGGTCATGCCTTGCATAGCAAGGATAAACAAGTTAGCGACTATGCTGGCTTGGATCATCCCTTCTTTCTTGATGGCGGACGTGACATACAGGCGAGCTTAAGGGGTCCTGATGGCAAAATAAAGGTGGAGATGGTGACAAACCAGCCAAGTGTTGTCATCTTTACAGCAAATTTTGGGACCGATACACCATTAGTTGGTGGTAAACGGTTAGCTAATCATGGTGGGATAACCTTTGAAACGCAAGTCGCACCAGGAGCCGAACAGCATCCCGATTTTGGCTCGATTGTATTACGAGCCGGACAAGCCTATTACAATAAAACAAGTTTTAAACTTACTTAA
- a CDS encoding beta-galactosidase, whose amino-acid sequence MTYQEEKRLLHGGDYNPDQWLAYPDILAQDMALMQASKVNTVSVGIFAWSALEPREGEFHFDWLDKIFDDVDKMGGNVILATPSGARPAWLSAAYPEVLRTTEKQEKLAHGGRHNHCFSSPIYRQKVAIINRKLAERYGQHPALYMWHISNEYGGDCHCAYCQENFRSWLKAKYGTLAALNAAWWGAFWSHTYTDWTQISSPSSLGETMVHGMNLDWKRFVTDQTIDFYEHEIKEIRVLTPNVPITTNFMGDGDALIPFQSLDYGKFAEHVDVISWDCYPAWHNDWGSTADLAAKVGFINDQYRALKQQPFLIMESTPSLVNWHPVNKAKRPGMHLLSSMQFLAHGSDSVMYFQWRKSRGSSEKFHGAVVDHDGRTENRVFKDVTAVGDALDKLANLKGSNKTARVAIIYDWDNDWALADAQGFSDTSKRYPQTLQDHYRFFWNHDIPVDVITSDQALAKYDLVVAPMLYLMRQETMAKLADFVSKGGHLVSSYMTGYVDENDLAYLGGWPKPLQSLFGINVTETDTLYPKDRNGLLAAGQVFEVTDYCSLFEVKTAKTLATYTADFYQNQAAVVANPYGQGQAYYIGARTGYDYLATFYTDLVETFGLTNQWVVLSDPDVSVQSRQSDETTYHFVMNFSETDKTITVCEPTVDLLTGQAISKEIKLSPYQVSVLTSRD is encoded by the coding sequence ATGACCTATCAAGAAGAGAAGCGGTTGCTACATGGTGGGGATTATAATCCAGATCAGTGGTTAGCCTATCCAGATATTTTAGCGCAAGACATGGCCTTGATGCAAGCATCAAAAGTCAACACGGTGTCAGTCGGTATTTTCGCCTGGTCTGCCTTGGAACCTAGAGAAGGAGAGTTTCACTTTGACTGGTTAGACAAAATCTTTGATGATGTGGACAAGATGGGCGGTAATGTCATACTTGCCACGCCATCTGGTGCACGTCCAGCCTGGTTGAGTGCGGCTTATCCAGAAGTTTTAAGAACGACTGAAAAACAAGAGAAACTAGCGCATGGTGGCCGACATAATCACTGCTTTTCATCTCCGATTTATCGGCAGAAAGTGGCCATTATCAATCGGAAATTAGCAGAACGCTATGGGCAGCACCCGGCCTTGTATATGTGGCATATTTCAAATGAATATGGTGGTGATTGTCACTGTGCCTATTGTCAGGAGAATTTCAGGTCATGGTTAAAGGCCAAGTACGGCACCTTGGCAGCACTAAATGCGGCTTGGTGGGGTGCGTTTTGGAGTCATACTTATACAGACTGGACACAGATTTCGTCACCATCATCGTTAGGTGAGACGATGGTTCATGGGATGAACTTAGACTGGAAAAGGTTTGTGACAGACCAGACCATTGATTTTTACGAGCATGAAATAAAAGAGATTCGCGTTTTAACGCCAAATGTACCGATTACAACAAATTTCATGGGTGACGGGGATGCGTTAATCCCATTTCAAAGTTTAGATTATGGCAAGTTTGCTGAGCATGTTGATGTCATCTCGTGGGATTGTTATCCTGCCTGGCATAATGACTGGGGCAGTACAGCCGATTTGGCAGCTAAAGTCGGCTTTATTAATGATCAATACCGCGCATTAAAGCAACAACCTTTCCTAATCATGGAATCTACACCAAGTTTGGTTAACTGGCATCCAGTGAATAAGGCCAAACGACCTGGTATGCACTTACTGTCATCTATGCAATTTTTAGCGCACGGCTCAGACTCAGTCATGTACTTTCAGTGGCGGAAATCGCGTGGCTCCTCTGAGAAATTTCATGGGGCAGTGGTGGATCATGATGGACGTACTGAAAATCGTGTGTTCAAGGATGTTACAGCTGTAGGAGATGCCCTAGACAAGCTAGCTAACCTTAAAGGTAGCAATAAGACTGCTCGGGTTGCGATTATCTATGACTGGGATAATGACTGGGCATTAGCAGATGCACAAGGCTTTTCTGATACTAGTAAACGCTACCCGCAAACCTTGCAAGACCACTATCGTTTTTTCTGGAATCATGATATTCCTGTAGATGTGATCACATCAGATCAAGCGCTAGCGAAATATGATCTGGTAGTGGCACCCATGCTCTATCTCATGCGTCAAGAAACAATGGCTAAGTTAGCTGATTTTGTCTCAAAAGGGGGACACTTGGTTTCTAGCTATATGACGGGCTATGTCGACGAAAATGATCTGGCTTATCTCGGCGGTTGGCCTAAGCCTTTACAGTCTCTTTTTGGCATCAATGTCACGGAAACGGATACCTTATATCCCAAGGATCGTAATGGTCTTTTGGCAGCTGGTCAAGTCTTTGAGGTAACAGACTATTGTTCTCTTTTTGAAGTAAAGACAGCCAAAACGCTTGCGACCTATACAGCAGATTTCTATCAAAATCAGGCAGCAGTTGTCGCCAATCCCTATGGGCAAGGTCAGGCATATTATATCGGTGCACGTACAGGATATGATTATTTAGCGACTTTTTATACAGACCTTGTTGAGACATTCGGCCTTACGAATCAATGGGTCGTGCTATCAGACCCGGATGTATCCGTCCAATCACGTCAAAGCGATGAAACAACTTACCATTTCGTCATGAATTTTTCTGAAACTGATAAGACAATCACAGTTTGTGAACCAACAGTTGACTTATTAACAGGCCAAGCCATCAGTAAAGAAATTAAGTTAAGCCCCTATCAAGTCAGTGTGTTGACATCACGAGATTAA
- a CDS encoding AraC family transcriptional regulator, with the protein MEKSIFYIAPETQYFNIGIQYRFSGFSQTMSLHNYGPTVRTHYIFHIILDGKGTFSVDDQQFHLSKGDIFLVRPDMIHRYISDANTPWSYCWLAIKGPVVSDFLEKTPFANNVHVIQSHHFSTYIDIIQSTLQIRDANPSSELKLTSLCLDFFNKLMTDDFISSKEKVLTYRKLPVNTMTYLLNNYTDDIKVSDISDHMFVNRSHLSRVFKSYYNTTIQNALQQIRINAAANLLYTTHQSILDISIAVGFNSQIVFNRAFKKLTGLNPSQFRNQQHQVNHETADQELTDILRNLSVLGETPFST; encoded by the coding sequence ATGGAAAAATCTATTTTTTATATTGCACCTGAAACACAATATTTTAACATCGGTATCCAGTATCGATTCTCCGGTTTCTCTCAAACGATGTCCCTTCATAATTATGGACCGACTGTTCGGACACATTATATTTTTCACATCATACTCGATGGTAAGGGGACTTTTTCAGTAGATGATCAGCAGTTCCATCTTAGCAAGGGCGATATTTTTCTGGTTCGCCCAGATATGATCCACCGCTATATCTCTGACGCTAATACGCCTTGGAGTTACTGCTGGCTGGCAATCAAAGGGCCTGTGGTATCTGATTTTTTGGAGAAAACACCCTTTGCAAATAACGTCCATGTCATTCAAAGCCATCATTTTTCGACTTACATCGATATCATTCAAAGCACCTTGCAGATTCGAGATGCCAACCCAAGTAGTGAGCTAAAACTGACGAGTCTGTGTTTAGATTTCTTTAACAAACTGATGACGGACGACTTTATCTCAAGTAAAGAAAAAGTCTTAACCTATCGAAAATTGCCGGTCAACACCATGACCTATCTTTTGAACAACTACACGGATGACATCAAAGTCTCAGATATCTCTGATCACATGTTTGTCAACAGAAGCCATCTATCTCGTGTGTTTAAAAGCTATTACAATACAACTATCCAAAATGCCTTACAGCAAATTCGGATCAATGCTGCAGCCAATCTGCTTTATACGACACACCAATCTATTCTTGATATTTCGATCGCAGTTGGCTTTAATTCTCAGATTGTCTTCAACCGTGCCTTTAAAAAACTAACTGGCCTTAACCCTTCCCAATTCCGAAATCAGCAACATCAAGTCAATCATGAGACTGCTGATCAAGAACTAACTGACATCCTACGAAACTTGTCTGTCCTTGGTGAGACACCTTTTTCGACTTAA
- a CDS encoding SAM-dependent methyltransferase translates to MLDKTIYKQIFKASFDAPIDVEFWDGEQVNYGDGDPIAKIKLNEIIPIKDIMAHASLTFGEAYMDGKIEIDGDLQKLVTTVYEAKDSFMNNSKFSKLIPKRSHSEKVSKEDVQSHYDIGNEFYQMWLDPTMTYSCAYFASENDSLEDAQWNKVHHILNKLHAKPNETLLDIGCGWGTLIFTAAKEYNLEATGVTLSQEQYDFVKAKIKSEGLEGRVHVFLKDYREIKQTYNHVTSVGMFEHVGKENLQEYFEQVNNRLADDGTALIHGITGQHDGAGVDAWINKYIFPGGYIPNIAENIGHILNTSLQLDDVEPLRRHYQKTLEMWTANFHDVKAAVVDAYGERFYRMWDLYLQACAASFESGNIDVVQYLLTKGASGKNLPMTRSYIYHADVAHGVK, encoded by the coding sequence ATGTTAGACAAAACAATCTACAAACAAATATTTAAAGCAAGTTTTGACGCCCCAATCGACGTTGAATTCTGGGATGGTGAACAAGTAAATTATGGTGATGGTGACCCCATTGCTAAAATCAAGCTAAATGAAATTATCCCAATCAAAGATATTATGGCCCATGCCTCGCTTACCTTTGGTGAAGCTTACATGGACGGTAAAATCGAAATTGATGGTGACTTACAAAAGTTAGTTACGACAGTTTATGAAGCGAAAGATAGCTTTATGAACAATTCTAAATTCTCAAAGCTCATTCCAAAACGCTCACATTCTGAAAAAGTGAGTAAAGAAGATGTGCAAAGTCACTATGACATCGGTAATGAATTTTATCAAATGTGGTTAGATCCAACGATGACTTATTCATGCGCTTATTTTGCAAGTGAAAATGATTCTTTAGAGGATGCACAATGGAATAAAGTGCACCACATTTTAAATAAATTACATGCTAAACCAAATGAAACGTTACTAGATATTGGCTGTGGCTGGGGGACTTTAATTTTCACCGCAGCAAAAGAGTACAATCTTGAAGCGACTGGTGTGACACTGAGTCAAGAACAATATGATTTTGTTAAAGCAAAAATAAAATCAGAAGGCTTAGAAGGCCGTGTGCATGTCTTTCTAAAAGACTATCGTGAGATCAAACAAACCTATAATCATGTGACGTCAGTAGGGATGTTTGAACATGTTGGTAAAGAAAACCTACAAGAATATTTTGAACAAGTGAATAATCGCCTAGCAGACGATGGTACTGCATTGATTCATGGGATTACTGGACAGCACGATGGTGCAGGTGTGGATGCATGGATTAATAAGTATATCTTCCCAGGTGGCTATATTCCAAATATTGCAGAGAATATCGGTCACATTCTCAATACCTCACTCCAATTGGATGATGTTGAACCACTTCGTCGTCATTATCAAAAGACGCTTGAGATGTGGACAGCAAATTTCCATGATGTCAAAGCCGCAGTGGTGGACGCATATGGAGAACGCTTCTATCGGATGTGGGATTTGTATTTGCAAGCCTGTGCCGCCTCATTTGAGTCTGGTAACATCGATGTTGTGCAATATTTGCTCACAAAAGGAGCATCTGGTAAAAATTTACCAATGACACGCTCTTATATTTATCATGCTGATGTGGCACATGGTGTCAAGTAA